acacaactcatcctatgacaactcatcccggaaatgaaatatacttgtaagcatacttaacgaaaaccaAAGCCTTtacctttggatagctttattttaattttatattagaagaaccaggatggaaaataaattatctgaagataagaaagaggaagaacatgcatttttaaattgtaaagcgattgCGTATTGGTTGTGTAGTCAGGCAAttatcaaaaactaataaagaatagttaattggcgtgctcagccatgtttatgatgacaatgaaggaatgttattagtaggtagaaattacttactacaatccaatcacattccttctttcccaCAAGTTTTCAGTGAAAACATAGAGTTATTTAGTTCAGCTTATTTTTtgcgttaaattaaaaaaaaacaagcaggctcttgtgcgttttggattttagttatgaagtgacacgaaGCCAAAAATTGTAGAGGTTTAACATAATACCTATATAGGCATAATGTGTATACATACGTTGAAAAAGCGattgtaataaaaaatacatacatatactctttctgggccgtttcttaaacttgtactaagtttttattctttaatataGAGCGAGGGCAAGTAAAATATATGTGAAACAACCTTTTCGTAAAGaatagtattttaaaatcatatatacaaaggtaccaagataatacttcttgatagacactttcgCTTTCTACGCTCTTTCgagctcatgcacagttaaaataaattaaaaaaatattacctgaaaaataagtttgtcgtcaaaaatttaaatgccattttataaatcaaaaacctttgatttttcaattttttttgaattgtttttatatatataacatttttcaatattgttctgaaaatatttttggtatgcagttgcttagttattgtaaatatacgctctacatttgaatttcgtaaaaaaatgttgacccgtttttgataatcaaatatacttaaggcaatataagagattattacaaaaaaattatggaaatcagtacataagttgctgagaaaattaaaaaacaaaaaaacggttctatgagcggtacctttcctgagcaatacaaaaatatgtttttttttttattaaaagaagccactgtatgggggccacttttaattttgatcttaaaaaaaaaaaacgccttacgcgaatctgctcaaaaccttaacctccaagtttgaactcaatcgaccaaTGGttaaggctgtaggagcgttgacagacaaaacagaccggacatAATCGCGTGACCTACTTTTTTAGAcatctctaccatcgtaatatcatgtttgattaaaatctcgagttcgaaattttgtacgaatgcaaaacttgccatatagttcctatatgtcgcaaataaaaatagctacaatgccgaaaaatatttttaaaatttttgaaattttctttaggAAATCCAGTtcatgtttttaatatctggtaccCTACTATGTTACTCGATTTACAATGAAATAGcgcgaattcgaaaaattgttcttatgaactttcgaataaacgagcaactacgtaactcgaaagtagaattcaaaacacagcaaaatcgaaaataataatcactctacatcaattgtgtttgcgagcgaagttttttaacttcccatagaaagttattgttatgattggtttgtcaaattgaaaatgttgatatttctcgacgtttcaagatccctagagtcggaaaaaaaggttttttagaaagatgtctttgcgtgcgtgtgtacgtacgttcgtacgtccgtacattcgctacgttttttcgtcgtcgatagctcaagaaccagaagagatatcgatttcaaataaattttgttatatagataataaggcaaaaagatgcagaaagtgctcTCAAAAACATTGCgttagtggtttttttaccatagctgtttgaaaaaaggtgaacattttggttaaccctaaatatcttacgaaccaaaaactctagagacttgaattaaattttatataatatattgtaacctgatatcaaagaagtatattttttgaaaaaaatccaattaacgtttttttttataaaccaaaaaaactgaaaaaaaaatgtgtcacctccaaaatttatgAATTCATCTCTACAACAATTtcgtgcaacaaagaataatgtttttgacatctgattaattttgttatcttataaaaaatattgttttcaacattaggacaaattttgaaaaaaatcgaattaacagtttttttcacaaaaaaataaaaaccgaaaaaaaaataacaaaagttggtaaaaaatgattttcgactcaaatatcttttcaaaaatttgaatattggcttcaaacttattttattttacagaaaatattttttcgatattaaataattttttatataaaaatccaacagtccatttttcataaaaaataaaatctacaaaaaatagtacgcaaatttggtaaaaattgatacgagcacatatagacaaacttttaagcaagacaatttggcagacgggatggaaagttatcagtgtgggtcgcatcccagcctctttttttgtcaaattgtaagtaaaatgttgaatatgagttTCGTCTACCACCAAAATTACACCGAGAATTCgtgattttgccaaaaattgcGTTTGAACTTTCGTTCTTCTTCCTCGTtagtttcaaaattcatcatcagtgaacacatgactctttcgattgaagtcaaaTCTTCGgaaagtatttttgacatggtttgtTGTGCAATTCCAGCAttcttgtcaccaccgatttggttttggtaacctccTGTTGCCGAAAGATTCCGtgctgctgataacttaatgataattGGAACAGCATTTTGCCTTCTGTGagtagtcatgtcggatgatatggGGTTAAGTACgaacataaatccgtctttagaaagacaaaagtatataattttcattaagaatgcgttcaaatattctaccgtaTATATTTGTACAAACGTTTTCTCACTCAGCTATATATTATTTTGGCATTATCTGTTATTCTTCTGCGTTCAATTTGCtcgtaccgttcttcatttccttgcaaattgaACCAATAAATTCGGCATAAGAAATGTGAAAAAATGTACCCtcctatttttctatttttatgtaaAGTGTGTACCCACGATCTACCCCACTAAGAATTGAATTTACTGTCATCAAACTTGGTCGCATCGAAGGTTTAGAAAGGTAGTACCGGAAGCTGAGCAAAATGCAGACCTATGTATTATATTAAAACTAATACATTTTTGGTTTAAAGTCATCGTACTTTACCTATAAAAGTACGTAAATTTAGTTTACATAGCACAAAAACTACttgcaatacaaatttaaaattgatctgactttgaaaataaaacgtGCTGGAATAAAAAATTCCGAATTGTCATAGTCATGTATTATACACAATTCAATCTTTATGATGTGTTTACAATGTGTACATTATTATGTTTCTAACCACGTTTTTGTTTAGTAGATAACTAAATTTGAGTTTCAGGaaataaattatagttttttctaCGCTCTTGGttactaatatttttaagaaacacttatattaaacttaaaaaaagttacacaatgatttaattatatttctatAACTTTACTAGTACAccctttttccattttattttggaaaaacttgTACAATATTATTGAATATTATGGCTTGAACTGTGAAACTGTTGCCAAAATGGCTattcctttcaaaaattgattccCGTTGTATGACGTTTCACAATTTAACACATATTGTTGCACTTTATTATATGTTCtatcaaatttattattataatatgttCTATCAAATTCACaacgatacaatttttttttcaagtttcataTCATAAAACACTTAAATCTAACTTTTTCTCAATTAATCCtaaattgttgttaacttttgaCTCTAGTATATAACACTTTGCAGAAAGTCAATGTTACGGTAGTAcccaacaaaattttcaaagctATGCACAAATGAGACAACCAACAACTCCTTATCTTACTCGTAAACAtttaagttttgtaaacaaacgggtctgatgtttaatgttttattatttaaaattttaagaacttctACCTTTTTTTGGATCGATTGCagtcatattttgaaaaatgcctGTATAGCTTCTTACTGATCAAACCTATCTAGTTAAAGCGAAGCTCGaatttcaactaaaattttacGTTTTCTCAACTTCGagcatttaaatttgatttaagtaTAATTCTACTTCCCTATCGTTTTGTGACCtgcttctattttatttatgttaatattTACGTGCGTGAACAATACAAAAGTGAACAAACCAATCTAGGTATATATATTGataacaacaatttaaatataaatatataaacaaaaaataaaattttatttcctaaTGAACGGAATTGTaaagtatatttaataaatcgCAAATACTCCAAGTCAAATATTAACACACGAAAAGATCGCACAAACTTGCTCTCAagattcaaattcaattgaGAAAACTTATTTTCTGCCTTTAGtttgaattccaaaattttatagagtttctgaattttcatcaaatatcaaatgaatgaagaaaaaatgagaaatataaGCAGGTGGCTGCTAACAATCCACAAAATACAGCTTGAAACTACAATTTTCGAATGGTGTAAATTTATTGGttccaaaatgttttcaagccatctACTGTCAATTTTAGCAATAATGAGATTAAGTTATGAATTTGTAttcggtttttgttttaaaacgacACCAATACTTGCCCtcaataaaatctttatgaCGATCTTGCTTACCTACCCTTTGAGTTCATTgaccatatttttgaaaataaaaaataaaactcatacaCCATCCATCAGAACATTATATACTTATAGTCTGTTcaagtaaaatgtttgcaatATTTAAGAATACAAGAATTATACTTTCTGCGAATCATCACTTGTGAGGAGGAGCAATGGGATGAAACCCTTTAAGCCTGTAATACTGCTTTAgtaaaataatgatttatttttaactaatgatatttttggtcaacgagaaacaaaaatattaggaACTTATGGTATACATAAAAAGCTTTAACaactaaaatcaaataaatataaacattaattaatttcgAGATATTAAAGGTCACAAGATTCTTGTGTTCGAGTTCCCTCTTCAATTCTTGTTTGCTTCCTATCTTTGCTCTTGACGTCCCGATTTCTTAAATAGCATTCATCATTCCAGGCTTGTGTATTTGTAGAGCCAAGAAAAAGGAATTGTAAGTTTCCAACCAAATATATTATTGCTGTTATAAGAAACACAATTTGCCATTGGCTTCGATCagtctgaaaaataaatattgaaacatttatttctaaattcaaTGAACTAATGAACTTTCAGCATAACTACCTCGTCACTCAGAATCCTTCCATTTACAAGAGGCGAAATTATAGGAATAATATTACAAAGTGCATTGAGTATTCCCATCAGGACTCCCGCATGATTTGGCGACAAGTCAATGATATTTAGCACAGCTCCAATTGTATGTCCAGCACCCAATCCCACATTCAAAATCATGAACGTTAAGGCCAAAGCTGTTTGGCTTTGATCAAGAAATCCGAGTGCAAGTAATAACACAGCTGGTGGCCACATTGCAAATGTATTTACTGTTTTACGAACCACTCCTAATGACACCCAATTCTTCCTCAGAACTAAGTCCGCAACCAGAGTGAAGACGAACGAGAAAATCAACATTGCCACAAAGGGTAACATCGAAAATATCGCATTCCTGTTGATGTGAACCTTGAGTATTCCATGCATATATGGTGGAATATAAGCCTGCATAGTCGCGAAGCCCCACAACTGGCACATTCCAACAAATATCAGAGATAAAAACGGAATGGACGTACATATTGCTCGCCATGGAACAGGAATCTTAGCCGTCCGAGAATCCTTTGCTTTTGACTGTGATCCAAGAATATAATCTTTTTCCTCCAAAGTTATAGATTTCGACCTTGACGGACTGTTTTCAGCAAAGATAATCCAAATCACGCAAAATACCAGACCAATTCCTCCAGAGACATAAAAAGATCCAGGCCATCCTAAAGGTGAACCAGCTATGAGTCCTGAAAGAGCCATTGCCAAAATCGACCCACATTCAAGACCAGTGTGGCTGAGTCCTCCAAGGCGGGTAAGTTCTTCACATGGTGACCATGTGGCCAAATGATCATGAACCAAAGGGAAAAGGAAACCTTGACAAAGGCCCTGTATAAAACGTATTATGCAATAAATTTGCCAACCACCCCAAGTTACACACAAGGGTATTAACAGAGTGCAAACTGTACAGCACAGAATTGACAGTAACATCATCAATTTCACTCCGATCCTTGAAGCCATATATCCAGCAGGGAGTTGAGTGATAACATAACCCCAGTAAAATGCGCTTATTATGTAAGATCTTTGCTTTTCATCCCAAGCAAATtcctataattaatttttgaaaatctaagaTATTATGGGAAATAAAAGAACTTATTTGTAATACTTACATGAAATTTAGAATTTGTACTCGCAGCATTTGTCATAGCCACCAGAGCTACCGATACACTTAGCCTCTCAATAAAACTTATTAGTAATgccaaaaataacaacaacgtCTGAAGATGCCTTGCTCCAAACCATGGTCctgttttcataaacaaaatatgtaaactTATTAAATTGCATTCAGATCATAAGTCAACTTAAGAAAAACTTGTTAATATTTCTTCAACCTGCTTCACTAAATTACATTCATAaagattatttataaactttctATACATAAATGATAAACATAAGTAAGAAGTATCAAGTATATAAGTTACAAAATATAACATTCACTTTTGGAATctaatttcaatgaaataataaaaagtagcACAAATATTTCAAGAATGTTAAACTTCAGACTAAGTCCACTAAcatctgtttttgtttgttttaataaaacccAAACTTAATCACTGTAGTAACTACCTTTTTTATTAGTCATATTGATAGATTGTcgctaaattaaatttattatccaAAAGACACCTTCTTTCCGAAACGCGAAATTCTGTACTAAATCTTTGAGATGATATTTTGGGGTACAACTTAAGTTACTGAAGCCGATGTATCTCTCGGTAAATAGCATTTTTGTATGCTTACACTCTTACACAAACTTAACGTGGAAGTGGGAGGTATACAACTGACAACAATAATCGAAACccagtgaaaaaaaatattaaattttatttatttatgagagAATTGATCCCAAATAAATTTGCATAAAgtggaaagttaaaaagttaaacaGAGTTGATAAGGAACaattataaattgattgtttgtcctacctaaaaataaaatactgatAGCAtacttgtttataaaatttttgttgaaatcatCAATTGAACAtttgggaaataaaaaacaacaaataaccGCTTTTTTATATAACAATAAATACACCTTAACTGATgtgaaaagttcatttaacaatcgAAAAATAATACTAAGACTATAATTTTGGGAATCAGTTTCTAAATTGGcct
This window of the Eupeodes corollae chromosome 3, idEupCoro1.1, whole genome shotgun sequence genome carries:
- the LOC129950909 gene encoding putative inorganic phosphate cotransporter isoform X1, with protein sequence MTNKKGPWFGARHLQTLLLFLALLISFIERLSVSVALVAMTNAASTNSKFHEFAWDEKQRSYIISAFYWGYVITQLPAGYMASRIGVKLMMLLSILCCTVCTLLIPLCVTWGGWQIYCIIRFIQGLCQGFLFPLVHDHLATWSPCEELTRLGGLSHTGLECGSILAMALSGLIAGSPLGWPGSFYVSGGIGLVFCVIWIIFAENSPSRSKSITLEEKDYILGSQSKAKDSRTAKIPVPWRAICTSIPFLSLIFVGMCQLWGFATMQAYIPPYMHGILKVHINRNAIFSMLPFVAMLIFSFVFTLVADLVLRKNWVSLGVVRKTVNTFAMWPPAVLLLALGFLDQSQTALALTFMILNVGLGAGHTIGAVLNIIDLSPNHAGVLMGILNALCNIIPIISPLVNGRILSDETDRSQWQIVFLITAIIYLVGNLQFLFLGSTNTQAWNDECYLRNRDVKSKDRKQTRIEEGTRTQESCDL
- the LOC129950909 gene encoding putative inorganic phosphate cotransporter isoform X2 — translated: MTNAASTNSKFHEFAWDEKQRSYIISAFYWGYVITQLPAGYMASRIGVKLMMLLSILCCTVCTLLIPLCVTWGGWQIYCIIRFIQGLCQGFLFPLVHDHLATWSPCEELTRLGGLSHTGLECGSILAMALSGLIAGSPLGWPGSFYVSGGIGLVFCVIWIIFAENSPSRSKSITLEEKDYILGSQSKAKDSRTAKIPVPWRAICTSIPFLSLIFVGMCQLWGFATMQAYIPPYMHGILKVHINRNAIFSMLPFVAMLIFSFVFTLVADLVLRKNWVSLGVVRKTVNTFAMWPPAVLLLALGFLDQSQTALALTFMILNVGLGAGHTIGAVLNIIDLSPNHAGVLMGILNALCNIIPIISPLVNGRILSDETDRSQWQIVFLITAIIYLVGNLQFLFLGSTNTQAWNDECYLRNRDVKSKDRKQTRIEEGTRTQESCDL